The following coding sequences are from one Ruminococcus flavefaciens AE3010 window:
- a CDS encoding Yip1 family protein — translation MMDLTQKQWVRHAVTHPVEGFEDMRWKKAGSLKIAMLIVVLLFFGEIAYGRLYGFQFYISYDKTFNIIPYIVRSFVLFGAWAVGNWSVCTLLDGEGTLRNISIYSAYALIPYVAQLYLNVILSHFLIRDEYVFMQVIKFIGVGWTVILLFSAVKSVHQYSFKKTVLAIGFTLSAMFIMLFLLVLFMSLIQQIYIFISTIYTELSYRAKV, via the coding sequence ATGATGGATCTTACACAGAAGCAGTGGGTAAGACATGCTGTGACCCACCCTGTGGAGGGCTTTGAGGATATGCGCTGGAAAAAGGCAGGCTCTCTGAAAATAGCCATGCTTATCGTTGTGCTCCTCTTTTTCGGCGAGATAGCCTACGGACGGCTCTACGGCTTTCAGTTTTATATAAGCTACGACAAGACATTTAATATAATCCCGTATATCGTGCGGAGCTTCGTGCTCTTCGGCGCATGGGCAGTGGGAAACTGGTCTGTGTGCACTCTCCTTGACGGCGAGGGAACTCTGCGGAATATCAGCATTTACAGCGCCTACGCTCTTATACCCTATGTGGCGCAGCTCTATCTCAACGTCATACTCTCCCATTTTCTCATACGCGACGAGTACGTCTTTATGCAGGTCATAAAGTTCATAGGCGTGGGCTGGACGGTGATACTGTTGTTTTCGGCGGTAAAGTCGGTACATCAGTACAGCTTCAAAAAGACCGTCCTCGCCATAGGATTCACACTGTCGGCGATGTTCATCATGCTGTTCCTGCTGGTGCTTTTCATGTCACTGATACAGCAGATATACATCTTCATATCCACCATTTACACCGAGCTCTCCTACAGAGCTAAGGTCTGA
- a CDS encoding carbohydrate ABC transporter permease: MSAKTEALAKTAKKRRRLSYERRKALYGYGFIGLWLVGTVLFFLIPLGKSLWYSFSDVSIDPGAVRTSFAGLKNYFTVINEDPYYTEYLGEVLLETLWKTPLILIFSLFIAVILDQKFHGRTLARAVFFLPVIIATGPVYRIISGDMDSTGNSGAAQFSTMFSTDLVGELMQFLGIYDLSDSMSTFITAVADNVFGIVWSSGIQILLFLAALQNIPPSAKEAATMEGATAWEYFWKITFPYVGPFILANLIFTVIDSFTNPMNKVMERISAMRSQFDFGEAASMAWIYFVIVLAAIGIITGTVSRFIYYENE, from the coding sequence ATGAGCGCTAAAACGGAAGCTTTGGCAAAGACTGCAAAAAAACGCCGCAGGCTGTCATATGAACGGCGCAAAGCCCTTTACGGCTACGGCTTCATAGGTCTGTGGCTGGTGGGAACTGTTCTTTTCTTTCTAATTCCTCTCGGGAAGTCACTGTGGTACTCCTTTTCAGATGTTTCCATAGACCCCGGAGCTGTACGCACAAGCTTTGCGGGGCTGAAAAATTACTTCACCGTTATAAACGAGGATCCTTATTATACGGAATATCTGGGAGAGGTGCTTCTGGAGACTCTCTGGAAAACTCCCCTGATACTGATATTCTCGCTGTTCATAGCAGTTATACTCGACCAGAAATTCCACGGCAGGACTCTTGCAAGAGCGGTGTTCTTCCTGCCTGTTATCATCGCCACAGGTCCTGTGTACAGGATAATCAGCGGCGATATGGACTCTACGGGCAACTCGGGGGCGGCACAGTTCTCTACCATGTTCTCCACTGATCTGGTGGGAGAACTCATGCAGTTTCTCGGCATCTACGACCTCAGCGACAGCATGAGCACCTTTATCACGGCTGTTGCGGACAATGTATTCGGCATAGTCTGGAGCTCGGGCATACAGATACTTCTGTTCCTTGCGGCTTTGCAGAATATCCCTCCCTCGGCAAAGGAAGCCGCTACCATGGAGGGCGCTACGGCGTGGGAGTATTTCTGGAAGATAACCTTTCCCTACGTGGGACCGTTCATACTGGCAAATCTCATATTCACCGTCATAGATTCCTTCACTAATCCCATGAACAAGGTCATGGAGCGTATCTCAGCCATGAGAAGTCAGTTCGACTTCGGTGAGGCGGCTTCAATGGCGTGGATATACTTCGTAATAGTTCTTGCGGCTATAGGCATTATCACAGGCACGGTCAGCAGGTTCATCTATTACGAGAACGAATAA
- a CDS encoding DUF5696 domain-containing protein: MGRISKRLLLCLLAVSSLTVSGSVYAEETSSEAATPAAEAADESAEPEKAKRYEAEEKAELSAADAEKYLKKIGSADGFDVYIKEDKFEDKLWEAAGGKPKSKKDYTEEQQLLADKIAELKKLGELVIIDKKTSRAAASFKSGSKCDEGKLWVSDAGRFFVITDEDAAKVVRLRQIVSTLDSKYAFISSDGKTLELLRKDMKRPDEEFTYDGTEDGKAVYKSQSGSFAWLTADKKHYLGAFRYGAENDSFRMLVDDRTAIFGIENKETGYIWWSSPLEASQDKLATGLLADELRSSNMLRYGVPLSRSGNNMLRSGSDSDCVFTVSDIQGGIRVVYNYTGAGFKYPVEYTLEDDHLRASVKVSEIEESNSSNIATEMTVLGSFGAASDKEEGYFVVPDGSGALIRFNNRRTLQNNIYQQRVYGADVTAVPQNRGAVTEQIYMPVYGIVKDDNALLAVAAKGDSNAYLTANVSRQSNSSYNICNFTFILRGTDSFYMSGNNRDKYTVFERGAIKSDDIEMLYYPISKKGADYVDVAERYRQYLLDEQGVKIRSSADSAPLYLDLYGGVMKKKPVLGIPISLKASLTDYGQAADIIGSLKDSGVGDMVISYNNWTNDGIKNKIDTDGKPSGRLGGKSDFKALTDLIDDSGYSLYPVSDNRDFRSGNGYYSFSGTAVRVSGSYSRIVSYDKAYGVPDGFRKNLSLLSPSYYSEIFGDIAENYSKAGLSGAAPAGLTASLYGDYGKKNISRAKAEKLLIEGCKTIDDKLSGGILADRANAYALPYVSHITGAPMTSSRFDLFDEDIPFYQIVLHGVIPYSTTAVNGSPDPEEVLLMAAATGSNISYDMIYEETGELKDTELDRLYYANYSGWTETAAEDYRLLAPLLSAVSDSFIMGYEQEGDTITTEFSNGTVVTTDLEAMTVRYNGSVIELGKNKEKGES; encoded by the coding sequence ATGGGCAGAATATCAAAAAGGCTGCTGCTTTGCCTGCTTGCAGTATCGTCACTGACGGTATCGGGCAGCGTGTATGCGGAGGAAACGAGCAGCGAAGCTGCGACCCCAGCGGCTGAAGCCGCCGACGAAAGCGCTGAGCCCGAAAAGGCGAAGCGCTACGAAGCCGAGGAAAAGGCGGAGCTCTCCGCCGCGGACGCAGAGAAGTATCTGAAAAAGATAGGCTCCGCCGACGGCTTCGACGTGTACATCAAGGAGGATAAGTTCGAGGATAAGCTCTGGGAAGCCGCAGGCGGCAAGCCCAAGAGCAAAAAGGACTACACCGAGGAGCAGCAGCTCCTTGCGGACAAGATAGCCGAGCTGAAAAAGCTGGGTGAGCTTGTTATTATAGATAAGAAGACGAGCAGGGCTGCGGCAAGCTTCAAAAGCGGCAGCAAATGCGACGAGGGAAAGCTGTGGGTCAGCGACGCAGGCAGGTTCTTCGTCATTACCGACGAGGATGCTGCAAAGGTCGTAAGGCTTCGGCAGATAGTCTCAACTCTTGACAGCAAGTATGCTTTTATATCTTCCGACGGAAAGACGCTGGAGCTTCTGCGCAAGGACATGAAGCGCCCCGACGAGGAGTTCACATACGACGGTACTGAGGACGGAAAAGCAGTCTACAAGTCCCAAAGCGGCAGCTTTGCATGGCTCACTGCGGACAAAAAGCACTATCTCGGTGCATTCCGCTACGGAGCCGAAAACGACAGCTTCCGTATGCTTGTTGACGACAGGACTGCCATATTCGGCATCGAAAACAAGGAAACAGGCTATATCTGGTGGTCGTCGCCTCTTGAAGCCTCTCAGGACAAGCTGGCTACGGGACTTCTTGCGGACGAGCTGCGTTCGTCGAATATGCTGAGATACGGCGTGCCACTGAGCCGCTCGGGCAATAATATGCTCCGCTCGGGCAGCGACAGCGACTGCGTTTTCACGGTCAGCGATATACAGGGCGGTATCCGCGTGGTATACAATTATACGGGCGCAGGCTTCAAGTATCCCGTGGAGTACACCCTTGAGGACGACCACCTCCGCGCAAGTGTAAAGGTGTCGGAGATAGAGGAGAGCAACTCCTCCAATATCGCCACGGAAATGACGGTGCTGGGCAGCTTCGGTGCGGCTTCCGACAAGGAGGAGGGCTATTTTGTAGTCCCCGACGGCAGCGGTGCGCTGATACGCTTCAACAACCGCCGTACCTTGCAGAACAACATCTATCAGCAGCGCGTTTACGGAGCTGATGTTACGGCTGTGCCCCAGAACAGGGGAGCAGTCACCGAGCAGATATACATGCCCGTTTACGGCATAGTAAAGGATGACAACGCTCTCCTTGCAGTCGCGGCAAAGGGCGACTCCAACGCCTACCTCACAGCCAATGTGTCAAGGCAGTCCAACAGCAGCTACAATATCTGCAATTTCACGTTCATTCTCCGCGGCACTGACAGCTTCTACATGTCGGGAAACAACCGCGATAAATATACTGTTTTCGAGCGGGGAGCCATAAAGTCCGACGACATCGAGATGCTCTACTACCCCATATCCAAAAAAGGCGCGGACTACGTTGACGTTGCCGAGCGCTACAGGCAGTATCTACTTGATGAGCAGGGCGTGAAGATACGCAGCAGTGCGGACAGCGCCCCACTGTATCTTGACCTTTACGGCGGTGTAATGAAGAAAAAGCCTGTGCTGGGCATACCCATATCGCTTAAAGCTTCCCTTACCGACTACGGACAGGCAGCTGATATCATCGGCAGTCTCAAAGACAGCGGCGTGGGAGATATGGTCATATCCTACAATAACTGGACAAACGACGGCATAAAGAATAAAATAGACACCGACGGCAAGCCCTCCGGCAGGCTGGGCGGAAAAAGCGATTTCAAGGCGCTCACCGACCTTATAGACGACAGCGGCTACAGTCTCTATCCCGTGTCCGATAACAGGGACTTCCGCTCGGGCAACGGCTATTACTCCTTCTCGGGTACGGCTGTTAGGGTCTCGGGCTCATATTCCCGTATCGTCAGCTACGACAAGGCTTACGGCGTTCCCGACGGCTTCAGAAAGAACCTGTCCCTGCTCTCCCCAAGCTATTACTCCGAGATATTCGGCGATATAGCCGAGAACTACTCCAAGGCAGGACTCAGCGGCGCAGCTCCTGCGGGACTGACGGCTTCCCTGTACGGCGACTACGGCAAGAAGAACATTTCCCGTGCAAAGGCTGAGAAGCTTCTCATCGAGGGCTGCAAGACCATAGACGACAAGCTCAGCGGCGGCATACTTGCAGACAGGGCAAACGCCTATGCTCTGCCCTATGTGAGCCATATCACGGGAGCTCCCATGACTTCAAGCAGGTTTGACCTTTTTGACGAGGATATACCATTTTATCAGATAGTGCTCCACGGAGTCATACCCTATTCAACGACGGCTGTGAACGGCAGCCCCGACCCTGAGGAGGTGCTTCTCATGGCGGCGGCTACGGGAAGCAATATCAGCTATGACATGATATACGAGGAGACGGGCGAGCTCAAGGATACTGAGCTTGACCGGCTGTATTACGCAAATTACAGCGGCTGGACGGAGACTGCCGCAGAGGACTACAGGCTGCTTGCGCCGCTTCTGAGTGCGGTGTCCGACAGCTTTATCATGGGCTATGAGCAGGAGGGCGATACCATAACCACCGAGTTTTCAAACGGTACAGTGGTAACGACCGACCTTGAAGCCATGACCGTGAGATACAACGGCTCTGTAATAGAGCTCGGCAAAAACAAGGAGAAAGGAGAGAGCTGA
- the rpsJ gene encoding 30S ribosomal protein S10, which produces MAVNEKIRFKIKGYDHATVDIAAAKIVEAAKRSGARVSGPIPLPTDKEVVTILRAVHKYKDSREQFEMRTHKRLVDVIRPTDKTTAALDKLEIPAGVDVVMEVK; this is translated from the coding sequence ATGGCAGTCAACGAAAAGATCAGATTCAAGATCAAGGGTTACGATCACGCTACTGTTGATATTGCAGCAGCTAAGATCGTAGAGGCAGCTAAGAGAAGCGGTGCAAGAGTTTCAGGACCTATCCCGCTCCCAACAGATAAGGAAGTTGTTACTATCCTCAGAGCTGTACACAAGTACAAGGACAGCCGTGAGCAGTTCGAGATGAGAACTCACAAGAGACTTGTAGACGTTATCCGTCCTACAGACAAGACAACAGCTGCTCTTGACAAGCTTGAGATCCCCGCAGGCGTAGACGTTGTTATGGAAGTCAAGTAA
- the rplB gene encoding 50S ribosomal protein L2, whose product MAIKTYKPTTPSRRQMTVTDYSVLSKVEPEKSLLEPMKKKSGRNSYGRITVRHRGGGNRRKYRIIDFKRDKDDMIAVVKTLEYDPNRSAFIALVEYEDGEKRYILAPNGLKVGDKIESGAEADIKPGNALKLADIPVGTFIHAIELYPGKGAQLVRSAGNQAQLMGKEDNYALVRLPSGEMRKVPISCKAAIGQVSNIDHENVNFGKAGRVRNMGWRPTVRGSVMNPCDHPHGGGEGKSPVGRPGPVTPWGKPALGYKTRKKHHRTDKFIVKRRNGK is encoded by the coding sequence ATGGCTATAAAGACTTATAAGCCTACGACACCTTCGAGACGTCAGATGACTGTAACTGACTACTCGGTTCTGTCAAAGGTTGAGCCGGAGAAGAGCCTTCTCGAACCAATGAAGAAGAAGTCGGGAAGAAACAGCTACGGCCGTATAACAGTTCGCCACAGAGGCGGCGGTAACAGAAGAAAGTACCGTATAATCGACTTCAAGAGAGACAAGGACGATATGATCGCAGTTGTTAAGACTCTTGAGTATGATCCTAACAGAAGCGCATTCATCGCACTCGTTGAGTACGAGGACGGCGAGAAGAGATATATCCTTGCTCCTAACGGACTCAAGGTAGGCGACAAGATCGAGTCAGGCGCTGAGGCCGATATCAAGCCCGGCAACGCTCTCAAGCTCGCTGATATCCCTGTTGGTACATTCATCCACGCTATCGAGCTTTATCCCGGCAAGGGCGCTCAGCTCGTAAGAAGCGCAGGCAACCAGGCTCAGCTCATGGGTAAGGAAGACAACTACGCTCTCGTAAGACTTCCTTCAGGCGAGATGAGAAAGGTTCCGATCAGCTGTAAGGCTGCTATCGGTCAGGTTTCCAACATCGATCACGAGAACGTAAACTTCGGTAAGGCAGGCCGTGTAAGAAACATGGGCTGGAGACCTACTGTTCGTGGTTCTGTCATGAACCCATGCGATCACCCACACGGTGGTGGTGAAGGTAAGTCGCCTGTAGGACGTCCCGGACCTGTTACTCCTTGGGGCAAGCCTGCACTTGGATACAAGACTCGTAAGAAGCATCACAGAACTGACAAGTTCATCGTAAAGCGCCGCAACGGCAAGTAA
- the rplC gene encoding 50S ribosomal protein L3, whose product MQKGIIGKKIGMTQIFDEAGKVVPVTVVEAGPCVVVQKKTVENDGYAALQLGYGDVKVQRVNKPMKGHFDKADVACKKELKEFRLADCDALNVGDIIKADTFAVGDAIDVVGTSKGKGFAGAIKRHNQHRLKETHGTGPVHRQAGSMGACSSPSRIYKGKGMAGHMGAEQVTVQNLEIVKIDVENNLIAIKGAIPGPKGGIVYIVDSVKA is encoded by the coding sequence ATGCAGAAAGGCATTATCGGTAAGAAGATCGGTATGACTCAGATCTTCGACGAAGCAGGAAAAGTTGTTCCTGTAACAGTTGTAGAAGCCGGCCCATGTGTCGTTGTACAGAAGAAAACTGTAGAGAACGACGGTTATGCAGCACTTCAGCTGGGCTACGGCGACGTAAAGGTACAGAGAGTTAACAAGCCTATGAAGGGTCACTTCGACAAGGCTGACGTTGCTTGCAAGAAGGAACTCAAGGAGTTCAGACTTGCTGACTGCGACGCTCTTAACGTAGGCGACATCATCAAGGCTGATACATTTGCTGTAGGCGACGCTATCGACGTTGTCGGCACAAGCAAAGGTAAGGGATTCGCAGGTGCTATCAAGCGCCACAATCAGCACAGACTCAAGGAAACTCACGGTACAGGCCCTGTTCACAGACAGGCAGGTTCAATGGGTGCTTGCTCATCCCCTTCAAGAATCTACAAGGGCAAGGGCATGGCAGGTCACATGGGTGCTGAGCAGGTAACTGTACAGAATCTCGAGATCGTTAAAATAGACGTTGAAAACAATCTCATCGCTATCAAGGGCGCTATCCCCGGTCCTAAGGGCGGTATCGTTTATATCGTTGACAGCGTTAAGGCTTAA
- the rplD gene encoding 50S ribosomal protein L4, which yields MSTISVFDMTGKQVSETELNDEIFGITPNEGVMHAAVVNYLANQRQGTQSTLTRTEVSGGGRKPWRQKGTGHARQGSIRAPQWVHGGIALGPKPRDYSYSLNKKVKRLAMKSALSTKVIDNNMIVLDALTLEDYKTKTVVDMLKALGVEGKALIVTAEADSKVIKSAANIPGVKTAAVNTLNVYDILNYDKFIIVKNAVGKIEEVYA from the coding sequence ATGTCTACAATTTCAGTATTTGATATGACAGGTAAGCAGGTTTCCGAGACAGAGCTTAACGACGAGATCTTCGGAATCACTCCCAACGAAGGCGTTATGCACGCTGCAGTTGTTAATTACCTTGCAAACCAGAGACAGGGCACACAGTCCACACTTACAAGAACAGAAGTAAGCGGCGGCGGCAGAAAGCCCTGGAGACAGAAGGGTACAGGCCATGCAAGACAGGGCTCTATCCGTGCTCCTCAGTGGGTACACGGAGGAATAGCTCTCGGTCCTAAGCCCAGAGATTACAGCTATTCACTTAACAAGAAGGTGAAGAGACTTGCTATGAAGTCTGCGCTTTCTACAAAGGTGATCGATAACAACATGATCGTTCTTGATGCTCTCACACTTGAGGATTACAAGACAAAGACAGTTGTTGATATGCTCAAGGCTCTCGGCGTTGAGGGCAAGGCTCTCATCGTAACAGCTGAGGCAGATTCAAAGGTGATCAAGAGCGCAGCTAACATCCCAGGTGTTAAGACTGCTGCTGTAAATACACTTAATGTATACGACATTCTCAACTATGACAAGTTCATCATTGTTAAGAATGCAGTAGGCAAGATCGAGGAGGTGTACGCATAA
- a CDS encoding carbohydrate ABC transporter permease yields MAEETVKAQTADLSKKALKQQRMKAMSPKERNYLLRLAVRNRIWKVFRFVILFGLGFVIMYPLLYMISCAFRERADMSDPTVMWIPRHYTFDVITETLDAMDYWKTLGTTLLLNIGCSLFQVVSCAITGYGFARFKFRGKRLLFGVVIMMILVPPQVISLPLYTQFRYFGINGLFSLNLIDTKLTMYLPAMTANGIRAGLMILIFRQFFKGMPRELEDAAYIDGCGPFMTFVRVMVPNAASAFLTVFLFSVVWYWNDYYVSSTFFTNTKTIAIMLSNLDNELRARLFDDPTVQISPREQIVWKEAGCLLSIAPVLLMYVFLQKHFTEGIERSGLVG; encoded by the coding sequence ATGGCAGAAGAAACTGTAAAGGCTCAGACCGCAGACCTGAGCAAAAAGGCTTTGAAGCAGCAGCGCATGAAGGCTATGTCGCCAAAGGAGCGGAACTACTTGCTGAGACTGGCTGTGAGGAACAGGATATGGAAGGTATTCAGATTTGTCATACTCTTCGGACTCGGCTTCGTTATCATGTATCCGCTTCTTTATATGATAAGCTGCGCTTTCAGGGAGCGGGCCGACATGAGCGACCCCACTGTAATGTGGATACCCCGTCACTATACCTTTGACGTTATCACAGAGACTCTCGACGCTATGGACTACTGGAAAACACTGGGGACTACCCTTTTGCTGAACATAGGCTGCTCGCTGTTTCAGGTGGTATCCTGTGCCATAACGGGCTACGGCTTCGCAAGATTCAAGTTCAGAGGAAAGAGACTCCTCTTCGGAGTAGTCATAATGATGATACTTGTACCGCCTCAGGTAATATCCCTGCCGCTGTACACACAGTTCCGTTACTTCGGCATAAATGGACTTTTCTCACTGAACCTTATCGACACCAAGCTGACTATGTATCTCCCTGCCATGACCGCAAACGGCATACGCGCAGGACTTATGATACTCATATTCCGCCAGTTCTTCAAGGGCATGCCCCGAGAGCTTGAGGACGCTGCCTATATCGACGGCTGCGGACCGTTCATGACCTTTGTCAGGGTAATGGTCCCCAATGCGGCTTCGGCATTCCTGACGGTATTCCTGTTCTCGGTGGTGTGGTACTGGAACGACTACTATGTGAGCAGTACATTCTTTACCAACACCAAGACCATAGCAATAATGCTGTCCAATCTGGACAACGAGCTGAGGGCGAGACTTTTCGATGACCCCACGGTGCAGATAAGTCCGAGGGAGCAGATAGTCTGGAAGGAAGCGGGCTGCCTGCTGAGCATAGCTCCCGTGCTGCTTATGTATGTGTTCTTGCAGAAGCATTTCACAGAGGGCATAGAGCGCTCGGGACTTGTGGGATAA
- the rplW gene encoding 50S ribosomal protein L23: MKAAQDIILKPVITEKSMDDLQTGKYTFKVAKDANKSEIKKAVEQLFGVEVAKVNTMNCNGRQKRVGRFVGKTADWKKAIITLTADSKAIEFFEGMV; encoded by the coding sequence ATGAAAGCAGCTCAGGATATCATTCTTAAGCCTGTAATCACTGAGAAGTCAATGGACGATCTCCAGACAGGAAAGTACACCTTTAAGGTAGCTAAGGACGCTAACAAGTCCGAGATAAAGAAGGCTGTTGAGCAGCTCTTCGGCGTAGAGGTCGCTAAGGTAAACACAATGAACTGCAACGGCCGCCAGAAGAGAGTCGGCAGATTCGTCGGCAAGACAGCAGACTGGAAGAAGGCTATCATTACTCTTACAGCGGATTCAAAGGCTATCGAGTTCTTCGAGGGCATGGTTTGA
- a CDS encoding glycerophosphodiester phosphodiesterase family protein has protein sequence MKKILRSAGVFLRAMPHFLVFELLFKLLLLAIGTPVLALLLKLTMKISGITYLNDENLLVYLKHPATIVVIIMMIFAYAFFSFAELSALAGCFACYSKKERIWAGGMFRTGVSAFAKAFRGSGVLPFLAYMAVMPLAQFSLSSGMFMAPLMPLLRRIFYSVSSKAAIVSYVLLQLLFIILMISGCYSIHYLILTKNSFHDCVEKSKQKMKGQRFKMIFMMFLWSISVVLLIGIVTFGLSFLIVFIIKGFSSPNAAFKTALKVLRYTWSIFTAVSAFFSAPAVMWWLTERFYEDEKEEEILLPNRNENKLLFRSKVIIVTVMAAAGLVMNLSYVKALYRGNINLNVGIITRTQVSAHRGFSKKAPENTIPAFQAAMDCGADFIELDVQLTKDKQLVVIHDDKLDRTTDGKGFVRNHTYDELMQLSAGSWFGKDNEFDDVQIPLLSEVLDLVGKDIMLNIEIKKSGDPKATAESVVDMIEEYGIVNSCYVTSFSYPALKKVKQLNPKIKTAFIANLATSTSYAQLPYIDAVSMNYLFVNQSVVNTAHHHGKRVFVWTVDRQSEMQKMMALGVDNIITDCPDKALEVVDSQKVGDTVLTVLKSIFGS, from the coding sequence ATGAAAAAAATATTAAGATCCGCAGGAGTATTCCTGAGAGCAATGCCCCACTTCCTCGTTTTTGAACTGCTCTTCAAGCTCCTGCTTCTGGCGATAGGTACTCCCGTACTGGCTCTGCTGCTGAAGCTGACCATGAAGATATCGGGCATAACCTATCTCAACGATGAGAATCTGCTGGTCTACTTAAAGCACCCTGCGACTATCGTCGTTATCATAATGATGATCTTTGCCTATGCCTTTTTCTCCTTTGCGGAGCTGTCCGCGCTGGCAGGCTGCTTTGCATGCTACAGCAAAAAGGAGCGCATCTGGGCAGGAGGAATGTTCAGAACAGGCGTCAGCGCCTTTGCAAAAGCTTTCAGAGGCTCGGGAGTTCTGCCTTTTCTTGCGTATATGGCAGTAATGCCGCTGGCACAGTTCTCGCTGTCCTCGGGAATGTTCATGGCACCGCTCATGCCGCTGCTGAGGCGGATATTCTACTCGGTCAGCAGCAAGGCTGCCATTGTGTCGTATGTTCTGCTCCAGCTGCTTTTCATAATCCTCATGATAAGCGGCTGCTACAGCATACACTACCTGATACTCACAAAGAACTCCTTCCATGACTGCGTAGAAAAGAGCAAGCAGAAAATGAAAGGGCAGCGCTTCAAGATGATATTCATGATGTTCCTCTGGAGCATCTCCGTGGTACTGCTCATAGGCATAGTAACATTCGGTCTGAGCTTTCTTATAGTATTTATCATAAAAGGCTTTTCGAGTCCTAATGCTGCGTTCAAGACAGCGCTTAAAGTGCTCCGCTACACATGGAGCATATTCACGGCTGTATCCGCTTTCTTCTCAGCTCCTGCGGTGATGTGGTGGCTGACGGAGCGCTTCTACGAGGACGAAAAGGAAGAGGAGATACTTCTCCCTAACCGCAATGAGAATAAGCTCCTCTTCAGAAGCAAGGTGATTATCGTTACGGTGATGGCGGCAGCGGGACTTGTTATGAACCTGTCCTATGTCAAGGCTCTTTACCGCGGAAATATCAATCTTAACGTGGGCATAATCACCCGTACACAGGTAAGCGCTCACAGAGGCTTTTCCAAGAAGGCTCCCGAGAATACCATTCCTGCCTTTCAGGCTGCTATGGACTGCGGCGCGGACTTCATAGAGCTGGACGTTCAGCTCACAAAGGATAAGCAGCTGGTGGTCATACACGATGATAAGCTTGACAGAACTACTGACGGAAAGGGCTTTGTAAGGAACCACACCTATGACGAGCTTATGCAGCTGTCGGCGGGAAGCTGGTTCGGCAAGGACAATGAGTTCGACGATGTACAGATACCGCTGCTGTCTGAGGTGCTCGACCTCGTTGGCAAGGACATAATGCTGAACATCGAGATAAAAAAATCAGGTGACCCAAAAGCTACAGCCGAAAGCGTAGTGGATATGATAGAGGAGTACGGCATAGTGAATTCCTGCTATGTGACCTCGTTCTCATATCCTGCCCTGAAAAAAGTCAAGCAGCTCAATCCCAAGATAAAGACGGCGTTTATCGCCAATCTGGCGACGTCAACTTCCTATGCGCAGCTGCCATACATTGACGCAGTGAGCATGAATTACCTGTTCGTCAATCAGAGCGTGGTCAATACCGCCCATCATCACGGCAAGCGCGTTTTCGTCTGGACAGTGGACAGACAGAGCGAAATGCAGAAGATGATGGCGCTGGGCGTGGACAATATCATCACCGACTGCCCTGATAAGGCTCTCGAGGTGGTGGACTCACAGAAGGTGGGAGATACCGTTCTTACGGTGCTGAAATCAATATTCGGAAGCTGA